CAGAGCAAGGAGTCATCAGTCATGGATCGATGGCACGGCTGTAACCCGTGAGCTTGTCGTAGTATCTGTCCCACAGCATGAGTCCGCCGTAGTTGGGGTCGTCCTGCACCGGCGGCAGCACGCTGTCGCGCAGCGTCGCGGGGTCGATCCACCCCCTCATCCCGTCCGTCGCCGGCAGCCCCATGAGGAGCCTCGCCGCCGGGAACCTTGACACCCACATGTGCCACGCGCCCCAGAACAGCCGCATCTCGTGGTAGTCGTACCCGCACCGGGCCTCATCGTAGAACCGCACGTGTAGGCGCTCGAACaggccgagctcgccgccgcccatgtcGGCGTCGAGCACCCgcgagcacggcggcgtcgccgtcagCCGGACCGCCTTGTTGGCGGCGCCGTTTCGACCACCATTGTTGCGGCTCTCCTGAAGGCGACACCTCACGAGGTCGCTGAAGCGCTCCTGCTCCGCTTCGCCGTCGAGGTAGAAGTCGACGCCGTCGAGCACGGCGTCGCCGAACGGGCGGCGGACGCCGCCCCGGCGGGAGGCGCCGCCGAGGAAGGCGTTCCAGAGGTGGTCGGCGACGTCCCTGGCGGTGGCCGGGGAGTTGTAGCTGCCAGCGACGGAGAGGAGCACGGTGACATTCTTGGCGCTCTGGCAGTGCTTGACGTCGGCGCCGACGGTGGAGACGTCGTGGCCGGAGAGGTCGGTCAGGTACTTGCCGTGGCCGGCGAcgcggaggaaggagaggatgacGGTGGCGTAGAGGCCCGTGTCGCAGGCCTCCCTGAGGGAGCCCTCAGCCCTGTTCCGGCCCCAGACGACCGTCAGCTCGCCGGCGGTGACTGGGCCTGgggaggagatgaggaggaagaagaggacgcaGCTGGAGAGAGTTGTTTGGGCTAGGAGAGGTGATCGGAGTTGGAGCGTCATTTCTTGCGCTGCTACAGCTTTTGTGTTGCATCCTCGCTTGCAAACAATGGCAGCATTATATATGACGATGGCGCCGACGATAAACGTCGGAAACTGAGGGCGGCCAGGATATGACGGGAGACCGACGACCTTCATATAGCGGCTTGGCTGCATGTTCCCGCTGACTAAGCACTGACGTGGCTACTGGGTACCGTACCTCCGTACACGCGGAGACAAATTGGAGACAACTCATATGCGGCCGTATACAATGTCCACGACGCCACAAACTTCGGCGCAAACCGACCAACCAACGTGCGGCTTCCCTCCATTATGCGCAATCAACATTTTGacctttgatttttttaaaactaTATATGAAAATGGTGGTAATTAGAAATCTTTGTGCCATTttcaaattatttttaaaaaaaaatcccaatgCAATGAGTTAAAACCAAAAGTACATGAATAATTCAGAGGGAGAGCAATGGGTTTGTTGCATGCGTGTAGCCATGCAACTCCATGCATATTTTCTAGCATGGTAATATTTTGTTCATTCTTGTAGCAAACAACATTTTCTGATTTGGGTAATGCTCCTAAGAAGGGCCCGGTGAGGGCATAGGCCCCCACTCAACTTTTGATTTTTGTTTGACTTGGTCCTATTTTGCTGAGGTTGCCAAAGTCCAATCAAGAGGAGGCCCTCAATCAGTTTATGGACTAGGTCCGCCCGTGCATCTCAAAGTAATACTCCCTATGCCTTTCTATTCCAAACAATGTATTCTGAGTTTGGAAAAGAAACCTTCGGAGCTGTTGCGGCGTCTAGAAGGTATATATTGATGCACATTGTCAACAGGTTATAAATTTTAGTTTTACAATTTATGTTTTGTATTTGGAGAACATTTCATCTTGAGAATCAGTATTGTTTGGTGCCAGAATACCAATATAAGTTGCAGCAGTGTAAAGGTGGCTTCTTGTTGATTAGACATGTCAGCCTTAGAACTAAGTTCATGATAAGGTAGCTTAAGGCCGTAGCGATTCCTTTTGTCGTCGTACCGGTTCCACAGCATGACGCCGCCGTAGTTGGGCGTGTCCTGCACCAGCGGGATCACCTCCATGGCCACCGCATTGGGCTCCACCCAGCTAGCCGTCGGTCgccgcgctggcgccgccggcagcccTACGTAGACCTTGGCCTCCGGGAACCGCTCCGTCCACCCCAGCCACGACCCGTAGAAGAACCTCCTGTCCTCCGACCTGAAGGAGCACAAGGTGTCGTTGTAGAAGCGCACGTGGATGCGCCGGAACAACCCCGTCGCCAGCGCCGcgtccacgccgccgtcgcccatgCACCACGGCGTCGCCGTCAGGAGCACCGCCTTCGCCTTCTCGCCGCCGTACCTGTatccggcgaggcggcgggccaGTGCGTCGTAGTTTGCCGACCCCCCGTGGTCGACGTAAAGATCGACGCCGTCGAGCACGGCGTCGTCGAACGCCCGgtgcacgccgcggcggcgcccgccgaGGTACGCGTGCCAGAGGTGGTCGGCGACGTCCCTGGCCGCCGTGGCGGTGGGTAGGGAGTACCGGTcggcggtcgccgtcgccgccgacggagAGTAGCACGGTGACGTTGGTTGCGGTCTGGCAGTGCTTGACGTCGGCGCCGACAGCGGAGGCGTCGTGGCCGGAGAGGTCGGCAGAGTACCTCCCGTGGCCGAACCGTTGATCTCAGGCTCTTTTAATTTGGTAGCCCATAATTTTGACTTCCGACTAGATGTGATGCTTGTTGGTCAACCATGCATTGTATTTGTATGGCCATGTATGTGCATGAGCTGTTCTCCATGTCAATCGATAACAAGACCGACAACCCAGAGCCAAAACCCGACATGGGGAAGACGAAAAACTCCAATCCAAACACAAGCAGGAGTGGATTAAACTAACCTTGGATCAGATTTGCCGAAGAAGATGCTAGATCCAGAGTCGGCTCGACAAAAAAGGCGGCAACCTAGATGGCTAAAAAATAAACCTAACAGAACATACTATCTATAAACTGGATGTCG
This genomic window from Setaria viridis chromosome 8, Setaria_viridis_v4.0, whole genome shotgun sequence contains:
- the LOC117833626 gene encoding xylanase inhibitor protein 1 is translated as MQPSRYMKVVGLPSYPGRPQFPTFIVGAIVIYNAAIVCKRGCNTKAVAAQEMTLQLRSPLLAQTTLSSCVLFFLLISSPGPVTAGELTVVWGRNRAEGSLREACDTGLYATVILSFLRVAGHGKYLTDLSGHDVSTVGADVKHCQSAKNVTVLLSVAGSYNSPATARDVADHLWNAFLGGASRRGGVRRPFGDAVLDGVDFYLDGEAEQERFSDLVRCRLQESRNNGGRNGAANKAVRLTATPPCSRVLDADMGGGELGLFERLHVRFYDEARCGYDYHEMRLFWGAWHMWVSRFPAARLLMGLPATDGMRGWIDPATLRDSVLPPVQDDPNYGGLMLWDRYYDKLTGYSRAIDP